The Bacteroides acidifaciens genome includes a region encoding these proteins:
- a CDS encoding C69 family dipeptidase yields the protein MKKRMILCAAVLMAAVANTFACTNLIVGKNASTDGSTIVSYSADSYGLFGELYHYPAATYPKGTMLKVYEWDTGKYLGEIEQARQTYNVTGNMNEYQVTIGETTFGGRPELADSTGIIDYGSLIYIGLQRSRTAREAIKIMTDLVQQYGYYSSGESFTIADPNEIWIMEMIGKGPGIRGAVWVAVRVPDDCISAHANQARIHQFDMNDKENCMYSPDVISFARERGYFNGVNKDFSFSLAYAPLDFGARRFCEARVWSYFNKFTDNGNDYLPYIEGKTDTPMPLFVKPKQKLSVQDVKDMMRDHYEGTPLDISNDFGAGPYKTPYRLSPLNFKVGDQEYFNERPISTQQSGFVFVAQMRANMPDPIGGVLWFGVDDANMAVFTPVYCCATKVPVCYTRVDGADYITFSWNSAFWIFNWVANMVYPRYDLMIGDVREAQKEMETTFNNAQQGIEEMAAKLLEKDKNAAIAFLTNYTNMTAQSTFDTWKQLGTFLIVKYNDGVVKRVKDGQFERNSIGQPAGVLRPGYPKEFLQEYVKQTGDRYLVK from the coding sequence ATGAAGAAAAGAATGATTTTGTGTGCCGCCGTACTGATGGCGGCTGTGGCGAATACTTTCGCTTGTACCAATCTGATAGTCGGTAAGAATGCTTCTACCGACGGTTCGACCATCGTTTCCTATTCTGCCGATTCGTATGGGCTGTTTGGAGAACTGTATCATTATCCGGCAGCCACTTATCCGAAAGGAACCATGCTGAAAGTGTACGAATGGGATACCGGTAAATACTTGGGAGAAATCGAACAGGCACGGCAGACTTACAACGTGACCGGCAATATGAACGAATATCAGGTTACGATTGGTGAAACGACCTTCGGCGGGCGTCCCGAATTGGCGGATTCTACTGGTATTATTGACTATGGAAGCCTTATTTATATCGGACTGCAACGTTCGCGTACTGCCCGCGAAGCTATCAAGATAATGACTGACTTGGTACAGCAATACGGCTATTACAGCAGTGGGGAATCTTTCACCATTGCCGACCCGAACGAAATATGGATTATGGAAATGATTGGCAAAGGTCCCGGTATCCGTGGAGCTGTTTGGGTAGCTGTTCGTGTGCCGGACGATTGTATCTCGGCTCATGCCAACCAGGCACGCATCCATCAGTTTGACATGAACGACAAAGAAAACTGTATGTACTCTCCCGACGTTATCTCTTTCGCGCGTGAAAGGGGATACTTTAATGGAGTGAATAAAGATTTTAGTTTTTCGCTTGCGTATGCTCCCCTTGATTTCGGTGCACGTCGTTTCTGCGAAGCCCGTGTATGGAGCTATTTCAATAAGTTCACTGACAATGGAAATGACTATCTTCCTTATATAGAAGGAAAAACAGATACACCGATGCCTCTTTTCGTAAAACCGAAACAGAAGTTGTCCGTACAAGATGTGAAAGATATGATGCGCGACCATTACGAAGGAACTCCGCTCGACATCTCTAATGATTTCGGGGCAGGACCTTACAAAACTCCATACCGTCTCTCTCCTCTGAACTTTAAGGTAGGCGACCAGGAATATTTCAACGAACGACCTATTTCTACTCAACAAAGCGGCTTTGTATTTGTTGCACAAATGCGTGCTAATATGCCCGACCCGATAGGCGGCGTACTTTGGTTTGGCGTGGACGATGCGAATATGGCGGTATTTACTCCCGTCTATTGTTGTGCTACGAAAGTGCCGGTTTGCTATACGCGTGTGGATGGAGCCGATTATATTACCTTCTCCTGGAATTCTGCTTTCTGGATTTTCAACTGGGTGGCAAATATGGTTTATCCGCGTTATGATTTGATGATTGGTGATGTTCGTGAAGCGCAGAAGGAGATGGAAACGACTTTCAACAACGCACAGCAAGGTATTGAAGAGATGGCAGCCAAATTGTTGGAAAAGGATAAGAACGCTGCAATTGCTTTCCTGACAAACTATACTAACATGACCGCACAGAGTACTTTCGATACATGGAAGCAACTAGGTACTTTCCTGATTGTGAAGTATAACGATGGAGTAGTGAAACGGGTGAAGGACGGACAATTCGAACGTAATTCTATCGGACAACCTGCCGGAGTGCTTCGTCCCGGTTATCCGAAGGAATTCTTACAGGAATATGTCAAACAGACCGGAGACAGATATCTGGTAAAATAA
- a CDS encoding M23 family metallopeptidase, translated as MIKQYITALMLACCIGVCGQEKKQATFVPPFDFPLTLSGNFGEIRSNHFHGGLDFKTGGVIGKPVRALADGYISRIRVTNGSGYVLDVCYHNGYSTINRHLSGFTSPIAERVEKLQYENENWEVEIIPEPDEYPVKGGQQIAWSGNTGYSFGPHLHLDVFETESGDYIDPMPFFKSKIKDTRAPKADGIMFFPQPGKGVVDGKQQTKIILPNAESPVEAWGVIGTGIKAYDYMDGVSNHYGVYSVVLTVDGNEVFRSTVDRFSQEENRMINSWTCGQYMKSFIEPGNTLRLLKASNGNRGLVTIDEERDYQFLYTLKDAFGNTSKYSFTVRGRKQPVEPLSHREKYFFAWDKTNYLQEPGLSLVVPKGMLYDDVPLNYQVKADSGAVAFTYQINDKPVPLHAGCEIRIGLRRKPVADTTKYYVARVTPKGRKYSVGGKYDDGYMKTSVRELGTYTVAMDTIPPEIIPINKNQWGRNGKIVYRLKDEGAGIASYRGMIDGKYALFGRPNIVKSYWECKLDSKHVKKGGKHTVEFTVTDNCGNETVSRETFVW; from the coding sequence ATGATAAAACAATATATCACTGCTTTGATGCTGGCTTGTTGCATCGGAGTTTGTGGACAAGAAAAGAAGCAAGCTACCTTTGTACCACCTTTTGACTTTCCTCTTACATTGAGCGGAAACTTCGGAGAAATCCGCTCTAACCACTTTCATGGCGGATTGGATTTTAAAACAGGCGGAGTTATCGGAAAACCTGTCCGTGCCCTTGCCGACGGGTATATTTCACGTATCCGTGTCACCAATGGTTCAGGATATGTACTTGATGTCTGTTATCATAACGGTTATTCTACTATCAACCGGCACTTGAGCGGTTTTACTTCCCCTATTGCCGAAAGGGTGGAGAAACTTCAATATGAGAATGAGAATTGGGAAGTGGAGATTATTCCCGAACCGGATGAATATCCAGTGAAAGGCGGTCAACAGATAGCATGGAGCGGGAATACAGGCTATTCGTTCGGTCCGCATCTGCATTTGGATGTGTTCGAAACAGAATCGGGGGATTATATCGACCCGATGCCTTTCTTCAAATCGAAGATAAAAGATACGCGTGCCCCCAAAGCTGATGGAATTATGTTTTTTCCGCAGCCGGGTAAAGGTGTGGTAGATGGAAAACAGCAGACCAAAATAATTCTTCCGAACGCGGAAAGTCCGGTGGAAGCATGGGGAGTGATAGGTACAGGCATCAAGGCATATGATTACATGGATGGGGTCAGCAATCATTATGGAGTGTATTCGGTTGTTCTTACGGTAGATGGAAATGAGGTTTTCCGTAGTACGGTAGACCGCTTTTCTCAGGAAGAAAACAGGATGATAAACTCATGGACGTGCGGGCAATACATGAAATCTTTTATTGAACCGGGGAATACTTTGCGTCTGTTGAAGGCATCGAATGGTAATCGCGGTTTGGTGACGATTGACGAAGAACGGGATTATCAGTTTCTATATACCTTAAAAGATGCTTTCGGGAATACTTCCAAATACAGTTTTACTGTACGTGGACGGAAGCAGCCGGTTGAACCTTTGAGTCATCGGGAGAAATACTTTTTTGCTTGGGATAAGACAAATTATCTGCAAGAACCGGGACTGAGCTTGGTCGTTCCGAAAGGGATGTTGTATGACGATGTTCCTCTCAACTATCAGGTGAAAGCCGATAGTGGGGCAGTAGCATTTACTTATCAGATAAATGACAAACCTGTTCCGCTTCATGCGGGGTGCGAGATTCGTATCGGTCTGCGCAGAAAGCCGGTAGCCGACACAACAAAGTATTATGTAGCCCGTGTGACTCCGAAAGGCAGGAAATATAGTGTAGGCGGGAAGTATGACGACGGTTACATGAAAACATCTGTCCGTGAATTGGGGACTTACACCGTTGCCATGGATACGATACCGCCCGAAATCATCCCTATCAATAAGAACCAGTGGGGAAGAAACGGAAAGATTGTCTATCGGCTGAAAGACGAAGGCGCCGGCATTGCTTCCTATCGGGGCATGATTGACGGAAAGTACGCACTTTTCGGGCGGCCTAATATTGTGAAGTCATATTGGGAATGCAAGCTTGACTCAAAACACGTGAAAAAAGGCGGCAAGCACACCGTTGAATTTACGGTGACCGATAATTGCGGAAATGAGACTGTATCCCGTGAGACTTTTGTTTGGTAA
- a CDS encoding zinc-dependent metalloprotease — translation MRMYVKVMAAVIACILMSGEAHSAFATTPATENLSWFKKKKKKPEEKEEKSKNDYEKLVEGSKTTKGMFAVHQKKNDYYFEVPTSLLGRDLLVVNKLQRVPAELNEAGVNRGVNYENQMVCMEWDKASGKLMFRQQRPLPLAPQKDAIFRSVKDNFISPLIAAFKIEAINADSTALVIKVNDIYDGTETSINNVFTNINLGTSAIKNLSRILSIKSFSNNVVATSELTTRVTEGTTTVYVTVEVSSSILLLPETPMMGRFDNQKVGYFTNPLLSFSDAQQRTDKTQYITRWRIEPKPEDREAYLKGQLVEPAKPIVFYIDNSTPYQWRSYIKKGIEDWQTAFEKAGFKNAIIAKEITDNMHVDMDDVNYSVLTYAASEKKNAMGPSLLDPRSGEILEADIMWWHNVLSMVREWITVQTGTVCPEARSVQLPDALMGDAIRFVACHEVGHSLGLRHNMMGSWAFPTDSLRSEAFTSRMNSTASSIMDYARFNYVAQPGDGVKVLSPHIGPYDMFAIEYGYRWYGKSTPEEEKDLLFDFLSKHTDRLYKYSEAQDVRDAVDPRAQNEDLGDDPVRSSLLGIENLKRIVPQILQWTTTGEKGQTYEEASRLYYAVINQWNNYLYHVLANIGGIYIENTTVGDGVKTYTFVEKEKQQASLKFLMDEVLTYPKWLFDTEVGEYTYLLRNTPIGQQENAPTQILKNAQAYILWDLLGNTRLMRMIENESVNGKKAFTVVELMDGLHKNIFGITERGGIPNVMERSLQKNFLDALLTAAAEPEAVKINKKIANEHFLLDHATPFCSCYAAEQRALRQEDRMGAPRVLNFYGSQLNRISDAISVKRGELLRIKKLLQNRLGTSDTATRYHYEDMILRINTALGIK, via the coding sequence ATGAGAATGTATGTAAAAGTAATGGCAGCGGTCATTGCATGTATATTGATGAGTGGAGAAGCGCACTCAGCATTTGCAACTACCCCCGCTACAGAAAATCTGAGTTGGTTTAAAAAGAAAAAGAAGAAACCAGAAGAAAAAGAGGAGAAGAGTAAAAACGACTACGAAAAATTAGTGGAAGGCAGCAAAACAACAAAAGGAATGTTTGCTGTACATCAAAAGAAGAACGATTATTATTTTGAAGTTCCCACATCACTTTTAGGACGTGACCTATTAGTTGTCAATAAACTGCAAAGAGTCCCCGCCGAACTGAATGAAGCAGGTGTAAACCGTGGAGTAAATTATGAGAACCAGATGGTTTGCATGGAATGGGACAAGGCAAGCGGCAAACTGATGTTCCGCCAACAACGTCCATTGCCTCTGGCTCCTCAGAAAGATGCCATATTCCGTTCGGTAAAGGACAACTTTATCTCTCCGCTGATTGCCGCATTCAAAATCGAAGCAATCAACGCGGATTCTACTGCATTGGTAATCAAAGTAAATGACATTTATGACGGTACGGAAACCAGTATCAATAATGTATTTACCAATATCAACCTGGGTACTTCGGCTATCAAAAACTTATCACGTATCCTTTCTATCAAGTCTTTCTCAAACAACGTCGTGGCAACTTCCGAGTTAACCACCCGGGTGACAGAAGGCACCACAACTGTATACGTGACGGTAGAAGTAAGCTCTTCTATCCTTCTGCTGCCTGAAACACCGATGATGGGACGTTTCGACAATCAGAAAGTCGGATACTTCACCAACCCGTTATTAAGTTTCAGCGATGCACAACAAAGAACGGACAAAACGCAGTATATCACACGTTGGCGTATAGAACCCAAACCGGAAGACCGGGAAGCTTACCTGAAAGGTCAACTAGTGGAACCTGCCAAACCCATCGTATTCTACATTGATAACTCGACTCCTTACCAATGGCGTTCGTATATCAAAAAAGGAATTGAAGACTGGCAAACCGCTTTCGAAAAAGCTGGTTTCAAGAATGCGATTATTGCAAAAGAAATCACGGACAACATGCATGTAGATATGGATGATGTCAACTATTCCGTACTGACTTACGCCGCTTCGGAAAAGAAAAACGCAATGGGGCCTTCCCTATTGGACCCACGTTCGGGAGAAATCCTGGAGGCTGACATTATGTGGTGGCATAATGTGCTTTCCATGGTACGCGAATGGATTACAGTACAGACGGGAACCGTTTGCCCGGAAGCCCGCAGCGTGCAGTTACCTGATGCCTTGATGGGCGACGCCATCCGTTTTGTGGCTTGCCACGAAGTAGGTCATTCTTTGGGATTGCGCCACAACATGATGGGCTCATGGGCTTTCCCGACAGATTCGCTACGTTCGGAAGCCTTCACTAGCAGAATGAATTCTACCGCTTCATCCATTATGGACTATGCACGTTTCAACTACGTCGCCCAGCCGGGAGACGGTGTGAAAGTACTTTCTCCGCATATCGGTCCTTATGATATGTTCGCTATCGAATATGGCTATCGCTGGTATGGAAAGAGTACTCCGGAAGAAGAGAAAGACCTCTTGTTTGATTTCCTGAGCAAACATACAGACCGTCTTTACAAATACAGCGAAGCACAAGATGTACGCGATGCCGTAGACCCGCGCGCGCAGAATGAGGATTTAGGAGACGACCCTGTTCGTTCTTCTTTACTCGGTATCGAAAACCTGAAACGTATCGTCCCGCAAATCCTTCAATGGACTACTACCGGAGAAAAGGGGCAGACTTATGAAGAAGCATCCCGTCTCTATTACGCTGTTATTAATCAGTGGAACAACTATTTGTATCATGTACTTGCCAACATAGGCGGTATTTATATCGAGAACACAACCGTAGGAGATGGCGTCAAGACTTACACATTCGTAGAAAAAGAGAAGCAACAAGCTTCGCTGAAGTTCCTCATGGACGAAGTTCTGACTTATCCCAAATGGCTGTTCGACACAGAAGTGGGAGAATATACTTACCTGCTCCGCAATACTCCAATCGGTCAGCAGGAGAACGCTCCTACCCAGATATTGAAAAATGCCCAAGCCTATATTCTTTGGGACTTGCTTGGCAACACCCGTCTGATGCGTATGATAGAAAATGAATCCGTCAACGGAAAGAAAGCCTTTACAGTAGTGGAACTGATGGACGGACTCCACAAGAACATTTTCGGTATTACTGAACGCGGTGGTATCCCCAACGTGATGGAACGCTCTTTGCAGAAGAACTTCCTGGATGCTTTACTTACTGCTGCCGCAGAACCGGAAGCCGTGAAAATCAACAAGAAAATTGCGAACGAGCATTTCTTGCTTGACCATGCCACTCCTTTCTGTAGCTGTTATGCTGCCGAACAACGTGCACTCCGCCAGGAAGACCGGATGGGTGCGCCGCGTGTGCTCAATTTCTACGGCAGCCAACTCAACCGTATTTCAGATGCCATCTCTGTGAAACGCGGTGAGTTATTACGCATCAAGAAGTTATTACAGAATCGTCTCGGAACTTCCGATACAGCTACACGCTACCATTATGAAGATATGATTTTACGTATTAATACCGCTTTGGGAATCAAGTAA
- a CDS encoding phospho-sugar mutase has translation MENQELIKQVTEKAEKWLTPAYDAETQAEVKRMLENDDKTELIEAFYKDLEFGTGGLRGIMGVGSNRMNIYTVGAATQGLSNYLKKNFKDLSQISVVVGHDCRNNSRLFAETSANIFSANGIKVYLFDDMRPTPEMSFAIRHLGCQSGIILTASHNPKEYNGYKAYWDDGAQVLAPHDKGIIDEVNAIASAADIKFQGNPDLIQIIGEDIDKVYLDMVKTVSIAPEAIARHKDMKIVYTPIHGTGMMLIPRALKMWGFENIFTVPEQMIKDGNFPTVISPNPENAEALSMAVNLAKEIDADLVMASDPDADRVGIACKDDKGEWVLINGNQTCMMYLYYILTQYKQLGKIKGNEFCVKTIVTTELIKKIANKNNIEMLDCYTGFKWIAREIRLREGKQKYIGGGEESYGFLAEDFVRDKDAVSACCLIAEVAAWAKDNGKSLYQLLLDIYVEYGFSKEFTVNVVKPGKSGAEEIKAMMENFRANPPKELGGSKVILSKDYKTLKQTDDKGNVTDIDMPESSNVLQYFTEDGSKVSVRPSGTEPKIKFYMEVQGEMGCRNCFASAESAAMEKIEAVKKSLGI, from the coding sequence ATGGAAAATCAGGAACTCATTAAACAGGTCACTGAGAAAGCCGAAAAATGGCTGACCCCGGCTTATGATGCCGAAACTCAGGCTGAAGTGAAACGTATGTTGGAAAATGACGATAAGACCGAACTAATTGAAGCATTCTACAAAGACCTGGAATTTGGTACAGGCGGTCTGCGTGGTATCATGGGAGTAGGTAGCAATCGTATGAATATCTATACGGTAGGTGCCGCTACTCAAGGACTTTCCAACTATCTGAAAAAGAACTTCAAAGACTTGTCACAGATTTCTGTAGTGGTTGGTCACGACTGCCGTAACAACAGCCGCTTGTTTGCAGAAACTTCCGCTAATATCTTCTCTGCCAATGGTATCAAAGTATATCTGTTCGACGATATGCGTCCCACCCCGGAAATGTCTTTCGCTATCCGTCACCTCGGTTGCCAGAGCGGTATTATCCTGACTGCTTCTCACAACCCGAAAGAATACAACGGTTACAAGGCATATTGGGATGACGGAGCTCAAGTATTGGCTCCGCACGATAAGGGCATTATCGACGAAGTAAACGCTATTGCTTCTGCTGCCGACATCAAATTCCAGGGTAATCCGGATTTGATTCAGATTATCGGTGAAGATATCGACAAGGTTTATCTGGATATGGTGAAAACCGTTTCTATCGCCCCGGAAGCTATTGCCCGCCACAAGGATATGAAAATCGTTTATACTCCGATTCACGGTACAGGTATGATGTTGATTCCGCGTGCATTGAAGATGTGGGGATTCGAAAACATATTCACTGTTCCCGAACAGATGATTAAGGACGGTAACTTCCCGACTGTTATTTCTCCGAACCCGGAAAATGCGGAAGCTCTTTCTATGGCTGTGAACCTGGCTAAAGAAATTGATGCTGACCTCGTAATGGCTTCCGACCCGGATGCTGACCGTGTAGGTATTGCTTGCAAGGACGACAAAGGCGAATGGGTGCTTATCAACGGTAACCAGACTTGTATGATGTACCTTTATTATATCTTGACTCAGTACAAGCAACTGGGTAAGATTAAAGGTAATGAGTTCTGTGTGAAGACTATTGTTACTACCGAGCTTATCAAGAAAATAGCCAATAAGAATAACATCGAAATGCTCGACTGCTACACAGGCTTCAAATGGATTGCACGTGAAATCCGTCTGCGTGAAGGTAAACAGAAATATATCGGTGGTGGTGAAGAAAGCTACGGATTCCTTGCCGAAGACTTTGTTCGCGATAAAGATGCTGTATCAGCTTGCTGCTTGATTGCCGAAGTTGCTGCCTGGGCTAAAGATAACGGTAAGTCACTCTATCAATTGTTGCTTGATATTTACGTAGAATACGGATTCTCTAAAGAATTCACCGTAAACGTTGTGAAGCCGGGTAAGAGCGGTGCTGAAGAAATCAAAGCCATGATGGAAAACTTCCGTGCTAACCCACCGAAAGAATTGGGCGGTTCTAAAGTAATCCTGAGCAAAGACTACAAGACTCTGAAGCAGACAGATGACAAAGGAAATGTAACTGACATTGATATGCCGGAATCATCAAACGTTCTTCAGTATTTCACAGAAGACGGCAGCAAAGTTTCAGTTCGTCCTTCCGGAACAGAACCTAAGATTAAGTTCTATATGGAAGTTCAAGGTGAAATGGGATGCCGCAACTGTTTCGCTTCTGCCGAATCTGCCGCTATGGAAAAGATTGAAGCAGTGAAGAAGTCATTGGGCATCTGA
- a CDS encoding DUF418 domain-containing protein — translation MELSTKTPRIEVVDALRGFAVMAILLVHNLEHFIFPVYPESSPEWLTILDAGVFNATFSLFAGKSYAIFALLFGFTFYIQSHNQQLKGKDFGYRFLWRMVLLAGFATLNAAFFPAGDVLLLFVVVGIVLFIVRKWSDKAILITAILFSLQPIEWFHYIMSLFNPAYTLPDLNVGAMYAEVAAYTKDGNFWEFLIGNVTLGQKASLFWAIGAGRFLQTAGLFLFGLYIGRKQLFVTTESHLKFWMKALIIAAISFAPLYSLKEQIMHSDSSLIQQTVGTAFDMWQKFAFTIVLISSFILLYQKAKFQKAVSSLRFYGKMSLTNYISQSILGAIIYFPFGFYLAPYCGYTLSLIIGIVLCILQVQFCKWWLSKHKQGPLETIWHKWTWIGTKK, via the coding sequence ATGGAATTATCAACAAAAACACCACGAATTGAAGTAGTAGATGCCCTCAGAGGCTTTGCCGTCATGGCTATCCTCTTGGTGCATAACCTGGAGCATTTCATTTTCCCCGTCTATCCGGAAAGTTCTCCCGAATGGCTCACCATTTTGGATGCCGGGGTATTTAACGCGACATTCTCACTGTTTGCGGGAAAATCTTACGCTATCTTCGCCCTGCTTTTCGGATTCACTTTCTATATCCAGTCGCACAACCAGCAGTTGAAAGGAAAAGACTTCGGCTATCGTTTTTTATGGAGAATGGTATTACTTGCAGGTTTTGCCACTCTTAACGCCGCTTTTTTTCCGGCAGGAGATGTTCTGCTCCTGTTTGTTGTGGTCGGCATCGTACTGTTTATCGTACGCAAATGGAGCGATAAGGCTATTTTAATCACTGCTATCCTGTTCTCGCTGCAACCTATTGAATGGTTCCACTACATTATGAGCCTTTTCAACCCTGCCTATACCCTGCCCGACTTAAACGTTGGAGCGATGTATGCCGAAGTGGCTGCCTACACCAAAGACGGCAACTTCTGGGAGTTCCTGATAGGTAATGTCACTCTGGGGCAGAAAGCCAGCCTATTCTGGGCTATCGGCGCCGGACGTTTCTTACAGACTGCCGGACTTTTCCTGTTCGGTCTGTATATCGGACGCAAACAGTTGTTCGTCACCACCGAATCTCATCTGAAATTCTGGATGAAAGCGCTTATTATCGCTGCTATCAGCTTCGCTCCTCTTTATTCTTTGAAAGAGCAAATCATGCATAGTGACAGTAGCCTTATCCAACAGACAGTAGGGACCGCTTTTGATATGTGGCAGAAATTCGCGTTCACCATCGTATTAATTTCTTCTTTCATTTTACTGTATCAGAAAGCCAAATTTCAAAAAGCCGTTTCCAGCCTGCGCTTCTACGGTAAGATGAGTCTGACAAACTATATTTCCCAGTCTATCCTGGGTGCCATTATCTATTTTCCATTCGGATTTTATCTGGCTCCTTATTGCGGATATACTCTAAGTCTGATTATCGGTATCGTTCTTTGCATATTGCAGGTTCAGTTCTGTAAGTGGTGGCTATCCAAACATAAACAAGGGCCGTTGGAGACGATATGGCATAAATGGACTTGGATAGGAACTAAAAAATAA